Within Actinoplanes sp. L3-i22, the genomic segment GGCGGTCCGGGAGCGGGTGCTGGCCCGGCTGGTCGAGCATCATCTCTACTCGGCGCGCAACGCCGCGCGGGCGTACATGTCGTACCCCCGCCCGGATCGGACCGGGGAGATGACGCCGGGGATCGTGCCGGTCGAGTTCACCGGGCGCGAACCGGCGCTGGTCTGGATGGACCGCGAGTACGAGAACGTGATGGCGCTCGCCGAGCACTGCCGCACCCCGGCCCTGGAGCACTACCTGCCGTGGCTGGCCTGGACGGTGCTGCCGTACCAGCAGGACATCCGGTTCCAGGTGGAGGACTCGTTCACGCTGATCGAGTGGGCGCTGGAGGTGGCCGAGCGGACCGGGGACCGGTGGTGGACCGGGTTCCTGACGTACGTGACCGGCCGCGGTCACCTGTGGCTGAACCGGTACGACGCGGCCGGCCCCTACCTGGACCGGGCGATCGCGGTGGGCCGGGCGATGGACGATCCGCTGCGGCTGGCGCACGGGCTGCTCGGCAAGGCGGTGGCGATCCTCGGCATGCACGAGGCGCCGACCCGGGAGCAGGCCGAGGCGGCGTATCCGTACGGCCGGGAGGCGCTGGAGAACTACCGCCGGGTCGCGCACGAGTCGGCGCGGCTGGAGGAGGCCGCCGCGCTGCACCCGATCGGCTGGTGGCACTTCTATCAGCCGGGTGGGCGGGCGACGGCGTTCGCGCTGTTCGCCGAGAGCGTCGAGATCCATCTGCGGTGGCACAACTCGATGGGCGCGGCCAGCTCGTCGATGCATCTGGGGCGGCTGCACCAGGCGGCCGGGGACATCCCGGCGGCGGTCGCGGCGTTCGAGAAGGCGCTCGACCTGTACGGGACGACGGTCGGCAATCAGCGCATCGAGCCGTTGATCGGCCTCTACCTGCTGCACCGGGAGGCGGGCGACGACGCGGCCGCCGAGCGGGCGCGGGCCGAGGCGCTGGGTCTGCTGGAGACCGCGCGGTACCCGGACCTGACGCGTTTGCAGGCACTTCTCGGGGCGTGACGCCCGTCAATACGCCGTACGGCGAAATGGTCTTTGTCTTTTGACAGGAAACTGTCCTATGAGAACTTCACCCGGGCCACGGTAGTGAACGTTAACAAGACGTCGGAAGATGCGCCAGAGCTTGAGTTTCAGCAGCCAGGACATCGAAGCCAACCTCTTGACAGCGCCATCGATGTTTGCGTACACATTGCCTACCGCCCCAACGCGAAACATCCCCGACACTTCCACGTTGCGTCTCCACCCCGCACCGGAGGACTCCGCATGCCCCGATCCACAAAGCGCCTGGCCGGCCTCGCCGTCGTCCTGGTCACCCTGCCGCTGGCGGTCGCGCCGCCGGTCTCGGCCGCCGCGGTCGAGCCGGACTACACGATCAAGGTCAGCCCGAGAGCGGACGGCGCCGCGCTGTCCAAGCAGCAGTACGGCGTCTTCTTCGAGGACATCAACTACGCGGCCGACGGCGGGCTCTACGCCGAGCTGGTCCGCAACCGCTCGTTCGAGTTCAACGCGACCGACGCGACCGGCTACACCGGCCTGACCGCCTGGACCGCCACCGGCAGCGCCACCGTGGTGAACGACGACCAGCGGCTCAACGACCGCAACCGCAACTACCTGGCGCTGAACGGCAGCGTCACCAACGCCGGCTACAACAGCGGCATCGCCACGAAAAAAGGCGACATTTACGATTTCTCAATCTGGGCCCGCGGAGACGCCGCGGTCACAATAACGCTGACCGGCGCCGCGCCACTCACGATCGCCGCCACCGGTGACGCCTGGAAGAAGTACACCGGCGTCCTCAAAGCGACCACCACCACCGACAAGGGCCGGCTGAGCGTAGCCAGCAGCACCCCGGTGAAGATCGACGAGGTCTCGCTGTTCCCCCGCGACACCTACCAGGGCCGGAAGAACGGCCTGCGCGACGACCTGGCCGAGAAGATCGCCGCGTTGAAGCCGGGCTTCGTCCGCTTCCCCGGCGGCTGCCTGGTCAACACCGGCAGCATGTACTCCTACGACGCGGCGAACAACTACCCGCGCGCCCGGGCGTACCAGTGGAAGGACACCGTCGGGCCGGTCGAGACCCGCGCGACGAACAAGAACTTCTGGGGCTACAACCAGTCCTACGGCCTGGGCTACTACGAGTACTTCCAGTTCGCCGAGGACATCGGCGCGATGCCGCTGCCGGTGCTGCCCGCGCTGGTCACCGGCTGTGGGCAGAACCGGGCCACGGTGGACGACGCGCTGCTGCAGCGGCACGTCCAGGACGCGCTCGACCTGATCGAGTTCGCGAACGGGCCGGTCACCTCGACCTGGGGCAAGGTGCGCGCGCAGATGGGCCACCCCAAGCCGTTCGGGCTGACCACGGTCGCGGTCGGCAACGAGGAAAACCTGCCCGAGCAGTACTGGGCGAACTTCCTCAAGTTCGAGGCCGCGATCAAGGCGAAGTACCCGGACTTCACGGTGGTCAGCAACTCCGGCCCGGACGACCAGGGCGCCACGTTCGACAACCTCTGGGCCAAGAACAAGGCCAACGGCACGGACCTGGTGGACGAGCACTACTACAACAGCCCGTCCTGGTTCCTGCAGAACAACGCGCGGTACGACGCGTACGACAGAAATGGTCCGAAGGTCTTCCTCGGCGAATATGCCTCGCTGGACGCCAAGTTCGCCAACTCGCTGGCCGAGGCCGCCTACATGACCGGCCTGGAGCGCAACGCCGACGTGGTGAAGATGGCGTCCTACGCACCGCTGCTCGCCAACATCGACAACGTCCAGTGGAAGCCGGACATGATCTGGTTCGACAACGACGAGTCGTGGGGTTCGACCAGCTACCAGACGCAGAAGCTGTTCATGAACAACGTCGGCGACCGGGTCGTGCCGAGCACGGTCAGCGGCGGCGGCGTGGTGCTGCCGAAACCGATCACCGGCGCGATCGGCCTGTCCACCTGGCGGACCGCGGCCACCTACGACGACGTCAAGGTGACCCGGCCGGACGGCACGACGATCTTCGCCGACGACTTCAACGACGGGAACGCCGACGGCTGGACCGCGGTGCAGCCGCGCGGCAACTGGACGGTGAGCAACGGCGGGTACGCCCAGACGACCACGGACACCGAGGACACCATGGTCAAGGCGGCGACGATCACCGACACCGACTACGACTACACGCTCAAGGCGACCAAGCAGGCCGGCGCCGAGGGCTTCCTGGTCGCGTTCGGCATCCAGGACACCGGCAACTTCTACTGGTGGAACCTGGGCGGCTGGAACAACACCCAGGGTGCGGTCGAGAAGGGGATCACCTCCGCCAAGGAGCAGATCCTGACCAAACCCAACACGATCAACACCGGTCAGACGTACGACCTGAAGGTCTCCGTCCGCGGCACCAAGGTCACCCTGTACCTGGACGGCGCCGAGTGGGGCAGCTTCGACGACAACGCGGTGACCGAGCCGTTCGCCCAGGTCGTGACGACCGACGCGAAGACCGGCGAGCTGATCGTCAAGGTGGTCAACGCCAAGGACACCGCCGCGGTCACGAAGATCGACCTCGGTGGCCGCAAGGTCGCGGGCACGGCCAAGATGACCGTCCTGGCCGGTGACCCGGGCGAGCAGAACACCCGGACGGCCGAGCCGATCCTGCCGGTGACCAGCACGATCAAGGGCGTCTCGGCGAGCTTCACCCGCGAGTTCCCGGCGAACTCGATCACCTTCCTGCGCATCCGGACCCGATGAGGAGCCCGATCATGAATCGTCGGACCCTACTGACCGGCAGCGCCGCCCTCGGCACGCTCGCCGTCGTCCTGCCCGCCGGCGCCGAGGGCGCCCCGCACGCCGACCCGGTGCGCAGCGACGCCGAGATCTACGGCGTCCCGACCACCCAGCCGCTGATCAGCCAGCGGGCCGACCCGTTCATCAGCCGGCGGTACGACGGGAAGTACTACTTCACCGGGTCGGTCCCCGCCTACGACAAGATCATCTTGCGGTCGTCGGACACGATCGCCGGACTCACCGACGCCGCCGAGACGACCATCTGGACCCGGCCGTCGAGCGGGAAGATGGGCGGTTTCGTCTGGGCGCCGGAGATCCACCGGATCGGCGGCAAGTGGTACGTCTACTTCACCAACAGCGACGCGAACGACATCTGGCACATCCGCCCGTTCGTCCTCGAATCAGCTCTCGACGATCCGATGGATCCGGCCGGCTGGACCGTCAAGGGCGAGATCGCCCTGGAGTGGGACAGCTTCGCGCTGGACGCCACGGTGTTCAGCCACCGCGGGAAGCAGTACCTGCTGTGGGCGCAGAGCGAGCCGGAGATCGTGGCGAACTCCAGCGTCTACATCGCCGAACTGGCCAACCCGTGGACGCTGAAGAGCAAGCCGACCCGGCTCACCACGCCCACCAAGAGCTGGGAGATCCAGGGCTACCGGGTGAACGAGGGACCGGCGGTCATCATCCGGAACGGGCGGGTGTTCCTGACCTACTCGGCCAGCGCGACCGACGCGAACTACTGCATGGGCCTGCTCACCGCGGACGCCCACGCCGACCTGCTGGACCGGGCCAGCTGGGTGAAGAGCCCGGACCCGATCTTCGTCAGCAACGACGACACCAGGCGCTGGGGTCCCGGGCACAACTCGTTCACGGTGGCCGAGGACGGGGTGACCGACGTGCTGGTCTACCACGCCCGCGACTACAAGCAGATCACCGGCGACCCGCTGTACGACCCGAACCGGCACACCCGGGTGCAGAAGCTCTACTGGCACCCGGACGGGACGCCGCTGTTCGGCGTGCCGGTCGGGGACGGCGGGCCGATCGTCCGGCTCTCGCCCGGCGGCGACACGTTCGTGCACCACGCGGGGACCGCCGTCCAGGTCGCCCCGGCGCCGCGTGACCTGGGCGCGACCCAGTTCCGGTTCACCGGCGACGGGCTGATCCAGTCCGTCGACAAGCCGGCGCTGTTCGTCCGGATCGACGGCACCTCGGTGACGCTGGACGCCACCGGCACGCCGGTCCGCCGGGTCCCGGCCCGGGGTGGCGTGACCATCCGTACCGTCGCCGACCCGGCCGTCTACCTGCGGGTTTCCGCCGGCGTGGTGACGACCGGCACGACCGGTACGGTGTTCCGGCAGAGCTAAGGCTCAGATCGGCCACCGGCGGCCCGATGATGCGGGGGTGTTCACCGCCCCTGAGATCAGCGAGCAGCCGGTGGCCGACGGCCGTTCCCGGGCCGTCGACGCGAGTTCGCTGGCGTACGTGCAGGTCGACCGGACCGGCCTGATCCGGGACTGGAATCCGGCCGCGGAACGGCTGTTCGGCTGGCCGCGCGCCGAGGTGCTCGGCCGCTCGCTGGCGGACACCATCGTCCCGGCTTCGCTGCGCTCCGGGCACAACGCCGGGTTCGCGCGCCGGGTCGCGATCGGGGACGGGCCGGACATGGGCCACCGCTTCGAGGTGCCGGCCGTGCACCGCGACGGCGCCGAGCTGAACATCTCGATGACCCTCGACTCGATCGGGCCCGAGGGCTTCTGCGCGTTCATCTCCGACCAGACCGACATGCATCAGGCCAAGCAGGAGTTGCAGCGCAGCAACCAGCTGATCAACGCGATCCTGCAGCACACCACCGCGGTCATCTCGGCCAAGGACCTGGACGGGCGCTACCTGTTCGTCAACGGCGAGTACGAGCGGGTCTTCCAGGTCAGCGCCGCCGACATGGCCGGCCGCGGCGAGGAGGACGTGATGCCGGCCGCGGTCGCCGCCGGCAGCCGCGCCCACGACGTCGAGGTCACCGAGACCGGCGACGCCAAGACCGTCCTGGAGCTGTTGCCGTTCGGCGACGAGATCCGGGAGTACGTGGTCACCCGCGTCCCGCTGGCCGACCCGGACGGCTCGGTCTACGGCGTGTGCACGATCGCGATCGACGACACCGCCCGGCGGCGCACCGAGGCCGCCCTGGCCGCCGGCGAGGAACGCTTCCGCAGCACCGTCAACAACGCGCCCGGGATGCTCTACCAGTTCCGGGTCGACGCCGAGGGCGCCCGGTTCACCTTCGTCTCGGACGCCTGCCGGGACATCTACGGTGTGGAGCCGTCCGAGGTCACCTCGGCCGCCGGGGAGATCGTGGACCGGATCGCCGAGGACGAGCGGGACGCCTACCTCGCCTCGGTCCGGCACTCCGCGGAGACCCTGGAACCGTGGGAATGGCAGGGCACGATCATCCGCCGGGACGGGGGCCGGCGCCTGCTGCACGGCATGGCCCGCCCGCACCGCGGGCCGGACGGGGCGACCGTGTGGGACGGGATCCTGCTCGACCGGACCCACGGCGGGAACCTGTGAGCGCGCCCCGTCTGCCCCGCAAGCTGGGCGAGCTCGCCGTGCCGACGGCGCCGCTGCCGCTCGACACCCCGGTCCACGACGTCGAGGCGGCGCTGCGCCGGGGCGGGCACACCCCGGGCGTGATCGTGGTGACCGCGACCGGTCCCGTGCTCCTCACCCCGGCCCGCCTGGACACGATCGCGACCGCGCCGGTCGGGGTACGCCGTACCGTCGCCGATCTTTCCCTGGCCGCCTCCCTGATCCTGCCCGCCGACACCGACATCGACGTGGCCGCCGAGGCGGCCCTGGCCCGGCCGGGCGCCGCACGCGAGGAGCCGGTCCTGGTCCGGTGGCCGGACGGCCGCTGCGGGATCGCCCCGATCATGGACCTGCTGGCCGCGATGGCCGGCCGGTACGCCAAGCTGTCCCGCACCGACCAGCTCACCGGCCTGCCCAACCGCGGCCTGATCGCCGCCGAGGGCCGGCGCCGGCTGGAGTCCGGGAACCTGATCGCCGTGCTGCACCTGGGTCTGGACCAGTTCCAGGACGCCAACGACGTGCTCGGCCACCACGGCGCGGACGCGCTGCTGCACCGGGTCGCGGTCGCGCTCACCGCCGCCCACGGCGCCGGCAACCTGGCCGCCCGGCTCGACGGCGACCAGTTCCTGGTGCTGCTCTCCGAGCTGCCCGGCGGGCACACCCCGCAGAGCATGGGCCGGCAGCTCGCGGCCGGCATCCGCGGCCCGCACCAGATCGACGGGCTGCCGATCGGCGTCGAGGTCAGCATCGGCATCACCCCGGCCGACCACCACGACTTCGCGGTGCTGCAGCGCCGCGCGGCCGCCGCGATGCGCCGCGCCAAGCAGGAACGCACCGGCGTGGTCGAGTGGACGCCCGGCCTGGACACCACCCAGCGGGTCGACCTGCGCCAGCTCACCGAGCTGCGGACCGGCCTGAAGAGCGGCCACCTGCGCCTGCACTACCAGCCGCTGCACGACGCGGTCACCCGCGAGATGAACGGCGTCGAGGCGCTGGTCCGCTGGCAGCACCCGCAGCGCGGACTGCTGCCGCCCGGCGTCTTCCTCCCCGACGCGGAACGCTCCGACGTCATCCTGGAGCTCACCGACTGGGTGCTGGCCGAGGCGCTGCACCAGGCCGCGGTCTGGCGGCGGGCCGGGCACCACGTGCCGGTCTCGGTCAACCTGCCGGCGTCCTACCTGGCCCAGGCCCGCGCGATCCCGACGATCCTGACCATGCTGGGGCTGGAACAGGTGCCCGCCGAGCTGCTCACCGTCGAGATCACCGAGACCGCGGTCCTGACCCGCCCGGACGAGGTCGCGGCCCAGCTCGCCGAGCTGCGGCTGCGCGGTGTCCGGGTGGCGATCGACGACTTCGGCACCGGCTACACGTCGCTGGGCCTGCTCCCCCGCCTGCCGATCGACGAGCTGAAGATCGACCGCTCGTTCGTCGTCCAGATGCACGAGTCCCCGGCCCACGCCACGATCATCGACTCGGTGATCGCGATCGCGAAGTCGCTCGGCATGAAGGTCGTCGCCGAGGGCGTCGAGGACGAGCCGACCGCGGCCGACCTGGCCCGGGCCGGCGTCGACCTGCTGCAGGGCTACCACCTCAACCGGCCCACCCCACCCGAGGCGATCCCGCTGGCGTCAGCTCCGCCGCTGCTCACGGCCGTCTAATTGCCCACGGTACGGCGTATTGCCCGCGCCCGCCCCCACCCGGTCCCGCGGCGGCTATTCGGGTGAGGCGGCGCGGAAGTCAGCGGGGCGCAGGCGGGCGGTCCGGCGGCGGTATTCGGTGGCCATGCCGGGCCAGTTGGTGACGATGCGGCCGCTGGGCGTGCGGTACCAGCTCTGGCAGGCGGTCCAGACACTTCCGGCGAGGCGGGTCTGGAGCTCGTCGTCGTAGGCGGCCGCGGTCTCCGGCCGTACCTCAAGCGGGTTTTGATCTTGAGAAAGATGACGGACGGCCTGGGTGATCCAGCGGGCCTGGGACTCGTGGAAGAAGACCACCGAGGTGTTGCCGGTGTTCGTGTTCGGGCCGTAGACCAGGAACATGTTGGGGAAACCGGGGACCGCCATGCCGAGGTAGGCGTGCGCGCCGTCCTGCCACACGGTGTCGAGCGAGGCGCCGTCCCGGCCGGTGACCTTGATCGGGACGAGGAACTCGGTGGCCGCGAAGCCGGTGCCGTAGACCAGCACGTCGACCGGGTGCTCCACGCCGTCGGCGGTCCGGATGCCGGTCGGGGTCACCGCGATGATCTTCTCGGTGACCAGGTCGACGTCCGGGCGGGCCAGGGTGGGCAGCCAGGCGTTGGTGAACAGGACCCGTTTGCAGCCCATCGGCTCGTCCGGGGTGACCTTGCGGCGCAGCTCCGGATCGCGGACCTGCCAGCGGCGCTGGGTGCGGGAGACGCCGCGCAGGAGCGCGATCGCGGCCCGGTTGCCGGTGACGGCGAGGCCGGTGACCACGGTCATCAGCCACGTTCCGGCGCGCGCGGCGCCCATCGCCGACGGGATCGATCGGTACAGGCCGCTGCGGATCCGGCCGTAGCGGCGGTCCGGTTTGGGCAGCGTCCAGGGCGCGCTCCGCTGGAAGACCGTGACGTGCGCGGCGACCCCCGCGATCGCCGGGACCAGCTGGATCGCGCTGGCGCCGGTGCCGATCACGGCGACCCGGCGGCCCTCGATCGGCACCGACGCGTCCCAGTCCGCGGTGTGCATCGCCGGGCCGTCGAAGTCGCCGGGCAGCCGCGGGATGACCGGGCGGGAGAGCTGGCCGACCGCGGGGACCAGCACGTCGGCCGCCAGGGTCGCGCCGGTGGTGGTGGTGACCTGCCAGTGGGTGCCGGTCCAGTGGGCGGTGGCCACCTCCGTACCGAATCGGATCTTGTCTCTCAGGCCGAATCGGTCGACGCAGGCGTCGAGGTAGGCGAGGATCTCGGGCTGCGGCGGGAAGCGGCGGGACCAGGCCGGGTTCTGGGCGTAGGAGTAGGAGTAGAGCGGCGCCGGGATGTCGCAGGCGCAGCCGGGGTAGCGGTTGTCCCGCCAGACGCCGCCGGCGCGGTCCGCCTTCTCCAGGACGGTGAGGTCGGTGAAGCCGGCTTTGAGCAGCTCGTTGGCGACCGCGACCCCGCCGAAGCCGGCCCCGATGATCAGGATCCGGGTGCTCGGCGGGCCTGAATTTCGATCAGGAGGCGGGCTGCTCATCGGTCCTCGCTTCGGATCAGGCGCAGGGCGGCCGGTGCGGTTGCCGGGACCGCCGGTTGGCTTGGAATGACCGGATTTATCGCGACATAGCCATCGCCGAGCGCCGGCCGTGCGTCGTCGTCACCCGCGTTCGGCCACAGCGCGACCGCCCGCTCCGCCAGCGCCGTGATGGTCAGCGACGGGTTCACCCCGAGGTTCGCCGCGACCACCGACCCGTCGATCACGTGCAGCCCGGGGTGCCCGTAGAGCCGGTGATACGGATCCACCACCGCCCCGATCGCGCAGCCCCCGATGAAATGCCCGGTCACCGGCTTGCCGACCAGTTCGGTGTACGACCCCAGCGGCACCCCGTCGATCTTCTCCGCGGTCCGCCGGGCCACGTCGTGCGCGACCGGCACCCACTCCGGGTTCGGCTCGCCGATCCCCGGCCGGCTGGTCAGCCGCCCCCGCTTGCGGAACACCGTGATCGAGTTGTCCAGCGGCTGCATGGCGAGCAGCACCACGGTCTGCCGCGACCAGTCCCGGGGCGACAGGTAGAGCCGCAGGTCCCGCCCCGCCCTGGCGAGCTGCTTGAGCCCCGCCCACCAGCGCGGCCGGCCTCGGCCGTCGTCGACCATCACGGTGGAGAGCAGCGCGAGCAGGTTGCTGCCCGGGCCGTAGCGGACCGGCTCGACGTGCGTGACCGGGTCCGGGTGGATCGAAGAGGTGATCGCGACGCCGTGGCTGTAGTCGCGGTCCCGGCGCCGGGTCCGCGCGCCCAGGATCGACTCCGAGTTGGTGCGGCTCAGCTCGCCCAGGCGCGGCGACACGTGCGGCAGGCTGCCCCGGTCGCGCAGGCGGTGCAGCAGTCGCTGGGTGCCGAGCGCGCCGGCCGCGAAGACGACCTGCTTCGCGGTGAGGCTGTCGTTCCGCAGTCCG encodes:
- a CDS encoding alpha-L-arabinofuranosidase C-terminal domain-containing protein produces the protein MPRSTKRLAGLAVVLVTLPLAVAPPVSAAAVEPDYTIKVSPRADGAALSKQQYGVFFEDINYAADGGLYAELVRNRSFEFNATDATGYTGLTAWTATGSATVVNDDQRLNDRNRNYLALNGSVTNAGYNSGIATKKGDIYDFSIWARGDAAVTITLTGAAPLTIAATGDAWKKYTGVLKATTTTDKGRLSVASSTPVKIDEVSLFPRDTYQGRKNGLRDDLAEKIAALKPGFVRFPGGCLVNTGSMYSYDAANNYPRARAYQWKDTVGPVETRATNKNFWGYNQSYGLGYYEYFQFAEDIGAMPLPVLPALVTGCGQNRATVDDALLQRHVQDALDLIEFANGPVTSTWGKVRAQMGHPKPFGLTTVAVGNEENLPEQYWANFLKFEAAIKAKYPDFTVVSNSGPDDQGATFDNLWAKNKANGTDLVDEHYYNSPSWFLQNNARYDAYDRNGPKVFLGEYASLDAKFANSLAEAAYMTGLERNADVVKMASYAPLLANIDNVQWKPDMIWFDNDESWGSTSYQTQKLFMNNVGDRVVPSTVSGGGVVLPKPITGAIGLSTWRTAATYDDVKVTRPDGTTIFADDFNDGNADGWTAVQPRGNWTVSNGGYAQTTTDTEDTMVKAATITDTDYDYTLKATKQAGAEGFLVAFGIQDTGNFYWWNLGGWNNTQGAVEKGITSAKEQILTKPNTINTGQTYDLKVSVRGTKVTLYLDGAEWGSFDDNAVTEPFAQVVTTDAKTGELIVKVVNAKDTAAVTKIDLGGRKVAGTAKMTVLAGDPGEQNTRTAEPILPVTSTIKGVSASFTREFPANSITFLRIRTR
- a CDS encoding glycoside hydrolase family 43 protein → MNRRTLLTGSAALGTLAVVLPAGAEGAPHADPVRSDAEIYGVPTTQPLISQRADPFISRRYDGKYYFTGSVPAYDKIILRSSDTIAGLTDAAETTIWTRPSSGKMGGFVWAPEIHRIGGKWYVYFTNSDANDIWHIRPFVLESALDDPMDPAGWTVKGEIALEWDSFALDATVFSHRGKQYLLWAQSEPEIVANSSVYIAELANPWTLKSKPTRLTTPTKSWEIQGYRVNEGPAVIIRNGRVFLTYSASATDANYCMGLLTADAHADLLDRASWVKSPDPIFVSNDDTRRWGPGHNSFTVAEDGVTDVLVYHARDYKQITGDPLYDPNRHTRVQKLYWHPDGTPLFGVPVGDGGPIVRLSPGGDTFVHHAGTAVQVAPAPRDLGATQFRFTGDGLIQSVDKPALFVRIDGTSVTLDATGTPVRRVPARGGVTIRTVADPAVYLRVSAGVVTTGTTGTVFRQS
- a CDS encoding PAS domain-containing protein, giving the protein MFTAPEISEQPVADGRSRAVDASSLAYVQVDRTGLIRDWNPAAERLFGWPRAEVLGRSLADTIVPASLRSGHNAGFARRVAIGDGPDMGHRFEVPAVHRDGAELNISMTLDSIGPEGFCAFISDQTDMHQAKQELQRSNQLINAILQHTTAVISAKDLDGRYLFVNGEYERVFQVSAADMAGRGEEDVMPAAVAAGSRAHDVEVTETGDAKTVLELLPFGDEIREYVVTRVPLADPDGSVYGVCTIAIDDTARRRTEAALAAGEERFRSTVNNAPGMLYQFRVDAEGARFTFVSDACRDIYGVEPSEVTSAAGEIVDRIAEDERDAYLASVRHSAETLEPWEWQGTIIRRDGGRRLLHGMARPHRGPDGATVWDGILLDRTHGGNL
- a CDS encoding bifunctional diguanylate cyclase/phosphodiesterase, yielding MSAPRLPRKLGELAVPTAPLPLDTPVHDVEAALRRGGHTPGVIVVTATGPVLLTPARLDTIATAPVGVRRTVADLSLAASLILPADTDIDVAAEAALARPGAAREEPVLVRWPDGRCGIAPIMDLLAAMAGRYAKLSRTDQLTGLPNRGLIAAEGRRRLESGNLIAVLHLGLDQFQDANDVLGHHGADALLHRVAVALTAAHGAGNLAARLDGDQFLVLLSELPGGHTPQSMGRQLAAGIRGPHQIDGLPIGVEVSIGITPADHHDFAVLQRRAAAAMRRAKQERTGVVEWTPGLDTTQRVDLRQLTELRTGLKSGHLRLHYQPLHDAVTREMNGVEALVRWQHPQRGLLPPGVFLPDAERSDVILELTDWVLAEALHQAAVWRRAGHHVPVSVNLPASYLAQARAIPTILTMLGLEQVPAELLTVEITETAVLTRPDEVAAQLAELRLRGVRVAIDDFGTGYTSLGLLPRLPIDELKIDRSFVVQMHESPAHATIIDSVIAIAKSLGMKVVAEGVEDEPTAADLARAGVDLLQGYHLNRPTPPEAIPLASAPPLLTAV
- a CDS encoding NAD(P)/FAD-dependent oxidoreductase, yielding MSSPPPDRNSGPPSTRILIIGAGFGGVAVANELLKAGFTDLTVLEKADRAGGVWRDNRYPGCACDIPAPLYSYSYAQNPAWSRRFPPQPEILAYLDACVDRFGLRDKIRFGTEVATAHWTGTHWQVTTTTGATLAADVLVPAVGQLSRPVIPRLPGDFDGPAMHTADWDASVPIEGRRVAVIGTGASAIQLVPAIAGVAAHVTVFQRSAPWTLPKPDRRYGRIRSGLYRSIPSAMGAARAGTWLMTVVTGLAVTGNRAAIALLRGVSRTQRRWQVRDPELRRKVTPDEPMGCKRVLFTNAWLPTLARPDVDLVTEKIIAVTPTGIRTADGVEHPVDVLVYGTGFAATEFLVPIKVTGRDGASLDTVWQDGAHAYLGMAVPGFPNMFLVYGPNTNTGNTSVVFFHESQARWITQAVRHLSQDQNPLEVRPETAAAYDDELQTRLAGSVWTACQSWYRTPSGRIVTNWPGMATEYRRRTARLRPADFRAASPE
- a CDS encoding GMC oxidoreductase, whose protein sequence is MSYDYDVLVIGSGFGGSVTALRLTEKGYRVGVLEAGRRFTDEQFAKTSWRLRDYVYAPALGCYGILRLTLLKNVLIMSGAGVGGGSLGYANTLYEPPDAFYADPQWSAITDWKAELAPYYDQAKRMLGVTVNPVETASDQALRAVADDLGVGATYRRTPVGVLFGAQPGAEVPDPFFGGAGPSRRNCTLCGSCMTGCRNNAKNTLVKNYLYLAERAGATVHPLTTVRDVRPLPDGGYAVDTRRTGGLRNDSLTAKQVVFAAGALGTQRLLHRLRDRGSLPHVSPRLGELSRTNSESILGARTRRRDRDYSHGVAITSSIHPDPVTHVEPVRYGPGSNLLALLSTVMVDDGRGRPRWWAGLKQLARAGRDLRLYLSPRDWSRQTVVLLAMQPLDNSITVFRKRGRLTSRPGIGEPNPEWVPVAHDVARRTAEKIDGVPLGSYTELVGKPVTGHFIGGCAIGAVVDPYHRLYGHPGLHVIDGSVVAANLGVNPSLTITALAERAVALWPNAGDDDARPALGDGYVAINPVIPSQPAVPATAPAALRLIRSEDR